The following proteins come from a genomic window of Lycium ferocissimum isolate CSIRO_LF1 chromosome 4, AGI_CSIRO_Lferr_CH_V1, whole genome shotgun sequence:
- the LOC132054139 gene encoding protein RKD1-like: protein MGAGMWSETSGGFGLSTQLLGRTENQELLSCDNNQEKIIITEKGKQKMLSREAISKCFYMPINQAAKELNIGVTLLKIRCRDLGIRRWPHRKLMSLQTLIKNVKTCYPCFDDEYLQELKRGEGNGMEQKWKDVIDSLEEEKKRMEEIPDMELEEKTKKLRQSCFKANHKKRKLMGMAELQASFDTYKCDSGPLTFVQ from the exons ATGGGTGCAGGGATGTGGAGCGAAACGAGCGGTGGATTTGGATTAAGTACCCAATTACTTGGGCGAACTGAGAACCAGGAATTGTTGTCATGTGACAACAATCAAGAAAAGATAATTATAACGGAAAAAGGGAAGCAAAAAATGTTGTCTCGAGAAGCAATTTCAAAGTGTTTTTACATGCCAATAAATCAAGCAGCCAAGGAACTCAATATTGGGGTGACACTTTTGAAGATAAGATGTAGGGATTTGGGAATTCGAAGGTGGCCACATAGGAAGTTAATGAGTCTTCAAACCCTAATCAAGAATGTTAAG ACATGTTACCCTTGTTTCGATGATGAATATTTGCAGGAATTGAAGAGGGGGGAAGGAAATGGTATGGAACAGAAGTGGAAGGATGTGATAGATTCATtagaggaagagaagaaaaggatgGAGGAAATCCCGGACATGGAACTCgaggagaaaacaaagaaattaaggcAATCTTGTTTCAAGGCTAACCACAAGAAGAGAAAGCTTATGGGTATGGCAGAATTGCAGGCTTCTTTTGATACTTACAAATGCGATAGTGGTCCATTAACATTTGTACAATAA